The segment ATCTAGCTAAGACCTTACCTTTTATTGAAGGTCTTCACCCTAAAGCAACTTGGGCATTTGCGCATCCTCAGGAAATACAGGAGTTTCCAAAGCGTATTCGTCTTTGGACAGTCAATACGACAGAAGAGCTTGAAAGAGGATTAAAGGAACCTGTGGATGCACTCATCACAGACTTTCCTGAACGTGCTTGGTATGTTAAACAATTAATGAAAAAGTAGGAGCCATATGGAAAAAGTATTAGTGATCGTAGGACCCACAGCAGTTGGTAAAACAGCGTTAAGTGTGACACTTGCCCAAAAATTCAACGGCGAGATCATCAGTGGAGATTCCTTACAAATTTATAAACATCTGGATATCGGTACGGCAAAAATCAAGCCAACTGAAATGATGGGGATTCCTCATCATTTGATTGATGTGATTGAGCCAGACCAGCAGTATTCGGCAGCGGATTTTCAACAGGCAGGTCGCAAGTTGATCAAGGAAATCACCGAAAGAGGACATTTGCCGATCATCGTTGGTGGCACCGGTTTATATATTCAATCGTTATTGTACGATTTTCAATTAGGAGCAAATGAAGAAACGGATGCTACTGTTCGAGAGAAATATGAAAAAATGGCTGAAGAACTAGGAAAAGAAAAACTTTGGGCTTATTTGAATGAACGCGATCCGCTTGCAGCGGGGAAAATCCATTGGAATAATCAGCGAAAAGTGATTCGCGCATTAGAAGTATTTGAGACAACAGGCTATAGTATCATGGCACCGAAAGATAGACCTGAGTGCTTGTATGATTATTATATGATCGGTCTGGATACGGAGCGTGAGTTCCTTTATAGTAGAATCAACCAACGAGTGGATCAAATGCTCACAGAGGGATTGATTGCAGAAGCAAGAAAGGTCTATGAATTAGGGGCGGTTCAAGCCAGTCAAGGGATCGGCTATAAAGAATTCTTTCCTTATTTTGAAGAAAACATCACTCTAGATGAGGCAGTCGAACAAATCAAATTGAACTCTCGGCGCTATGCCAAACGACAACTGACTTGGTTTCGTAATCGTTTGACGGCGCATTGGTTCGATCTCTTGAAAAAACCGACAGATCTAGCAGAGATCGAAAATGCCATCGAAGGTTGGCTGAAAGAGGTGGGAACATGAGAGAAGCAAAAGAAAAAGTAATCATTGTTGGTGTAGAAACGGAAGAAAATCAGCGATATTTTGCTGAATCAATGAAAGAATTGGAACAATTGATCGATACAGCAGCTGGTGAAGTCGTATATAGACTCACGCAAAAACGACCGCAAGTGGATCGTCAAACGTTGATCGGTAAAGGAAAGCTTCAAGAATTGACCCAATTAGCAGATGCTTATGAGGCAGATCTTGTCATATTCAACCACGAATTGACTCCGCGTCAAAGTCAGCTGATTACCGATGCGGTAGGGGCGCCGGTCATTGATCGAGTCCAATTGATCTTGGATATCTTTGCGATGCGTGCGCGATCTAAAGAAGGGAAACTGCAAGTCGAATTGGCGCAATTGCAATACCTACTACCTCGTCTCGCTGGACAAGGTGAGTCGCTTTCTCGTCTTGGTGGTGGGATCGGTACAAGGGGACCAGGAGAAACGAAACTGGAAACGGATCGTCGGCATATCCGCAACAAGATCTTAGGCGTAAAAAGAGAGCTAAAAGCAGTGGAGGCCCATCGAGAACGTAATCGGCAAAAAAGACAAAGTAGCGAAGTGTTTCAAATTGGTTTGATCGGTTACACAAATGCGGGTAAATCAACAATCCTTAATTTATTGACGCAAGCTGAATCATATGCGAAAGATCAACTATTTGCCACCCTTGATCCGCTGACGAAAAAATGGCGTTTTGCGGAAGGATTCGAATTGACTGTAACGGATACCGTTGGTTTTATCCAAGATCTGCCCACCCAGTTGATTGATGCGTTCCATTCAACCCTTGAAGAAAGTCAAGGGATGGATCTCTTGCTTCATGTTGTCGATGCAAGTTCTTCTGATCGAATCTTGCAAGAACAAACAGTTTTAAAGTTGATGGACGAGTTAGATATGAAAGAAATGCCTGTATTGACTGTCTATAATAAATCAGACCAGATCGACACAGCAGGATTTACACCGACTTTATTTCCGAATGTCTTGATTTCTGCTCAGACACAAGAGGGGAAAGAACGCTTGATCGAGGCCGTCAAACGGCAATTGATGGAGTTGATGCTTCCTTATACGAAAATTGTGCCAAGTGATCAAGGACAAACATTAAGTGAGTTGAGACGGCAGACACTTGTATTAGATGAACACTTCATTGAAGAACAAAATAGCTATGAAGTACGTGGGTTTGCGAATAAAAATTCAAAATGGCTAAAAAAAGATGAGTTATTTTAAAAATGAAATAATAAGAAAAAACGAGCTTGATCGACTTCATATAGAAGTGGATCAAGTTTTTTTATAAAAAAAACTGCTCCTTATGTAAGAAAACCTAACATGGGAGGTTGACAGTCTTTTTTGTGATTGGTATACTTTATTCAATTG is part of the Enterococcus mundtii genome and harbors:
- the hflX gene encoding GTPase HflX, yielding MREAKEKVIIVGVETEENQRYFAESMKELEQLIDTAAGEVVYRLTQKRPQVDRQTLIGKGKLQELTQLADAYEADLVIFNHELTPRQSQLITDAVGAPVIDRVQLILDIFAMRARSKEGKLQVELAQLQYLLPRLAGQGESLSRLGGGIGTRGPGETKLETDRRHIRNKILGVKRELKAVEAHRERNRQKRQSSEVFQIGLIGYTNAGKSTILNLLTQAESYAKDQLFATLDPLTKKWRFAEGFELTVTDTVGFIQDLPTQLIDAFHSTLEESQGMDLLLHVVDASSSDRILQEQTVLKLMDELDMKEMPVLTVYNKSDQIDTAGFTPTLFPNVLISAQTQEGKERLIEAVKRQLMELMLPYTKIVPSDQGQTLSELRRQTLVLDEHFIEEQNSYEVRGFANKNSKWLKKDELF
- the miaA gene encoding tRNA (adenosine(37)-N6)-dimethylallyltransferase MiaA; translation: MEKVLVIVGPTAVGKTALSVTLAQKFNGEIISGDSLQIYKHLDIGTAKIKPTEMMGIPHHLIDVIEPDQQYSAADFQQAGRKLIKEITERGHLPIIVGGTGLYIQSLLYDFQLGANEETDATVREKYEKMAEELGKEKLWAYLNERDPLAAGKIHWNNQRKVIRALEVFETTGYSIMAPKDRPECLYDYYMIGLDTEREFLYSRINQRVDQMLTEGLIAEARKVYELGAVQASQGIGYKEFFPYFEENITLDEAVEQIKLNSRRYAKRQLTWFRNRLTAHWFDLLKKPTDLAEIENAIEGWLKEVGT